From Erigeron canadensis isolate Cc75 chromosome 5, C_canadensis_v1, whole genome shotgun sequence:
AGGGAGTACACTTGCATCTTGATGTCTCCCTGCCTCAACAAGATCGATAACGATACTCGACTCtttacctttttctttactttccaAAATATGATCACCAAACTTTTGTCGCTTTTCATGCGGTGTTTCACCCTGTATAATTCGTTAAAAGGGGTGAGAAACCAAACAGTCAATTAACACTTATTAAATTAGGGGATGTTTGGAAGTGTAATCGGGAACTGATTATTTGATATCACAATCTGAAAAACAGTTGTATTATAGATGGTGCATGACATGGTCTTTTTATGTATTCTGTTATGCGAAGTTTGAATTGTAGTTACAAACATTCATCAAGTATGATGATTTAAAACATGACTATATGAGcatttaaattttatcaattaaaaCCTTATTATGTAAAACCTATCCgttaataaaacttataaaaacttGTCTTTTGGTACCCCAATAATATCATTATCAGCATCAGTAGTAATGAAAACGTGGGTAAAAAGTTCGGCTGCATGCCAGCATAAGTAACTTAACAGCTTTCAGAAAGTCAGATTTGTATATTCAAATTGACTATTTGGCCCTTAAGTAATCAAATAAAGACAATCACAATCACTAAAGCCTATTGTTACAACTTCAAATCGAGATAAACAGCTTCATAACAAAAATCCAAACACCCCATAATGCACAGATTAAACTAACCTCAGAAGAACGCCCTCCTTTCAAACTAGACCACTCAATCCATTTGAAATCCTTCCAGATAAGAGTTGGCCTGACATGCCACGACCTAACAACCGACATCTTTTCTTGAGCTGCAACAAAGATTGTTACAATTAATGTTACCGAGAGTAATCCTCTTTACCCCTCAAAAAATAAGGTTACAATCTGGCCATATGTCAAAGTTTCAGCACAAGCTTTTAGAGAATTTTAAAGTCGAATTCATATTAAATATACATACCAGGAAATCGAACAGTTAGAGAAGTTAAATCAATCCTATTTGTCTCCACGACAACTGCTTCGCACCAGCTACAAAAAGATGTTGTGGCAGTATTAAGTAGGTATTcattaaacacatttaatgGACATATAATTTTAGTAATCAAGTCAttctatattatatacatatatattaagtaatCAAGTcattctatattatatatatatacatttgtcaTTTAAGCCTCATAAATAAGAACAATAGAAATGGGTTGTATAATGGTTTACTCATCAAAATACACTAAGGCATGACAAATTATAGTGTAAGGCATTCTACAGAGTTCTTACCGATCTTGTAACCACACATCAACTCGATCCCCGCTACACCAGGCATAATCTGTAATGGCTGTTCTACCTCTTTTTCTAGTGCGTTCGACCCTCAGTGTTGTCATGGGATGCGCAATGCGTATCCTGGGTGCCTCACTGGCTTCAGCTTCAAGTGGAACCCACTCCTTCAATGTTCCTGACCCTAGAGAAGAATATAGCACGACTGTGAGTAACAAAAAATGAGGTGTTATAGTAAGACAATCCAGTCAATATACAACAGTCTGCCTAAATTTTCTGAACATTGTTGTTTCCCAAAAATTACCAACAGGGAACATGGAAACCAAATATCACACCATCTAACCAATCTATACAATCTTTGTACCATCTTACCATCATCGGATTTGATTTCAGTGTAACAGACAAATGCTTTTCCATCCTTCAGAGTAAGTACATTTGCTGCGAACCAGGCACCTTTGATCTTGTCGTCATCTTTATAAACCTATAGCACAGGCAAATAGATGAACAAAAACGCAAGAGCTTCACAAGAACCATTGTTGATCTAGGTAAAAACATATTTATTACCTCAACAAAGCAGCCTTCTCTGATAATGTTCTCTTTCAAAGTCCCTGATGTACCTTGAGGAATGTTGTGGTCAACATCATAAGTGCTACCAGATGCAAACTCTGATCCAGAAATTACCTCAACCATTTTGGACAAGTCAGGACCTTTATGACCACTTACTACACTTTTTCCATTTTCAATGCTAGTACTTGAACCTGAAATGCCATCGATCAAAATCATCTGCTTCTTGGCTATGTCACCAGGACCCTCTTGCAGTGATACACCGTGTTTGAAAGTCTGAAACTCTTTGCCGTTAGCAGCAGTTTTAACCCTCTGTTTATCAATATAACCCTGCTGATTAGATAACTGAGTCTTCCAGTAACCCTCAGGACCAGCTTCAACCAACTCTCTTATAGTCAAGGGATTACCCATCGAAACAATTGTCCCAGCTTGTGACACAGCTTCTGCAGCCAGCTCAGCAGCTTTTACAATGGCATCCAAGTTTTCAGCATGTTTTGAAGCAGCAGAAGCAGCTTCAATTCTTCGACGAGCAGCTTCTCTGGCAGCGGAGATGACTGTATTAGCTTTATCATGTAAAATTATGTTGCTTTCAGTCCTACTTGATCGGAATACTTCCTCAGCCATTAACTTTGCCTGTTCTGCCACATTTGATGCAATTTTGGCCGCAGCTGCTGCCACTTTAGCAACAGATGAAGCAGCTGCTATCGAGACGGCTGAAGACGCTAGCTTTGCTTCATCATCTGAAACCAAACCAGAACTCTTTTGTGTTTCCAGCTGACTCCATAAACTTTGGCAGTGACTAACTGCAGCTGTAGCATGTACAGCTGCATCTACTGCTTGTACTTTGGACTCCTCAATTTTGCTTTCAATATCCTTTGTTGTCACAATCTTCTCCATGTTCTGGTCACCACGACTGAGTTCACCATGATTGCTTTTAGATATGATGGGTAGAGGTGTTGATAAGGAAGCTAATGTTGAAGAATGATTAGTAGCCAGAGGAGTCCCTGAATTTGCCTGAGTTTGAGCAACAAACGAGATTTGGTTGTAGCCTTCTGTACGAGGGGCCCACGACAAATGAGTCACAGGTGCAGATAGTGGTGCAATCTCTGCTTGACTAGTTGAAACCTTTTTCCTCTTCCGACTTTTTAAATCACTTGAAGGCTGACCTGATGACACCATCGCCTTCTTCACGTTGGCTACAGAAGACGGCCCAGAAGAAACAGTTGAACCAGCACTGGGGTCCACAGGGATCGGATTACCTGGAACACCTGATTCTTTGACAGTGGTTAATTTTACAGACTCTGTTATAGGCAAGGCAGATAAACGGGCACCAAAAGGAGTAACGGGTGATGAAGAAACCCATTGACCAGAGAGTGGGCCCTGAGATGGCCAGGATGGATTATGTCCAACAATACTTTGCACATGTGGAGACTGGCAAGGATGTAGCGGAGAAAGTGCAGGGCGATAATCAAGAAAATGACTTCTTGGCATTGCTTTCGACTGCGAACCATCATACGGGGTAGAAACATTCCAAAGAGGGGATGAAACGGGAATCATAGGACCAACGATTGGTGAAGAAATAACTTTGCTTTGGACAGAACCAACTTTTATTCCTTCTTCAGAATCTCTGTTTCCTGAAACTTCAAAAGATTGATTGAGTTCAGATATAAACAAAAGGGAGCTTCAAATAGTTAATAATAGCATTAAGTACCCGATCGTGATTGTGTAGGGGTACCAAGGTTGTTGGCTTTGGACTTTTGGCGATGTATCCTTTCTAGACATGCATGCCAAGCACCCTCCCACAGAGTCCTCCCACCATCTGTAAACACatgtaaaaacaataatatgAGATCTGATATTTTCCACCCGACTTTTTTTTACTGAAATATCTGGTTCACTTGATTAAAGAAAAGTGTTAGTGAGACTGACCAGATTGCCCGAATGCAGCAATCATATGAGGCTCTTCAGGTGGCACTCCAGAACTGAAACAGTCAGTCAtgcaaattaaaaagaaaagacaaaCTTGTGTGTGCATATGCATGTAAACTATAAGTGCTTACATTAATGATCCATATACAAAAATTTGTGCTCGCAATTGCAATTGTTGATTGTCAGTAAATGACTGCTGCAATAGATGGGTTGAACTATTCAGGTCAGGCAGATTTGGTGTAGAGATGGGCTGACCAGCACCTGGCTTTGGATTGCTGCACTCAATGCTCTCACTAGACTTCAAATCTTTGGCTGGGGGGGTGACATGTCCACTTGCAGGAAGGTTTATCAATGCTGGTGTCTTTTCCCCTTTCTGTGAACGCCTTATGGAAGTGGTTTGCTTCAGCTCGTTCCCTTTCTTGGCAGATTCTCTCCCAGCTGATTGTCTCCTTGGTTTACGCTTAGAAACCAATTTGGCTCCAGCTTCACTGGCAGCAACACCAGGCAGTTGAGAACCGGCAAGAATACCTTCAGGCAACTTGATAGGATCCAATTGGCTACCATAAGAACTAGCAGACGATACCTTTGTATTCTAAGCAAAGGTATGCGACAAAGGAACATTGAAAGGGTTATGATGTAGAAAAATAAAGCATGTATATTATTGTAAATACAAAATACAGATAGATACCTTTAACAAGCTAAGATTTTGACCATCACTTGCAATTacatcaaaagtaaaaaatgtcACTTCTTTTGTCTCACTGACAGAAGAAACAGGCTGAAGGCCCCCATCGTCTTTACTCACCGTTGAAAGTGGGGAATTCTCATACATGTTGCCTTTGGTGGCCTCTTGCACAACTCCTACACTTTCAGAAAGTTCAACATTTTTTGTCTGTAACACAGAGAAATCTTCAGGATTATCCGAAACAGCAGCACCATCTCTATTATGCACCTCATGATTAATGGCGATCTCAGGTGGAGCAGCTAATTCAACAGAAGTCTGTTGCTCACTCGAAGTATTAACTGTGAAATCCGATAGAGTAATCAGAATAGCATTAACATAATCGAATTGCATTTGAATCTTATTTGGCATATCACATATTGGAATTTAAATCAAACATAATATATccttaaattattttgattttgtagaTCACTAAAGAAAAACGAAGGAAGATCACCTGCTAAATTTAAAGGCTCCACGCCATCTTCTCCTGTACTTGATTCCTGAGGGACCACTAGACGATCTGCCTCAGCATTATGGTCACCTTTTGCTGTTAAATTAAAAGGGAGAGCAATTGTCTCCAAGTTCTTGGAGCACCTGGGACCACCTAGGTTATCCTCTACTGTTTGTTCACTTGGGCTAGCATTTAAGTTTCCAACAAAAGGATCACAGTGAACAGCCAGCTCATCTACAACTTTTTCGGCTCCATCAGAAGTGTCGTCCATTTCAACTGCTGGAATTGGACAATCCAATTCACAATCTAATTTAATATCGACAACTGTGGTCCCTATCTGGAAAATCCCCAATTCATTACCACTGTGCAATAAACTCGGCCCAGGTATAGGTGGTGATCTTGACTGATATTCACTATCAGCTGCAGAAACAGTCTCATAAAGTAATTGCGCACCATCCGTTATGCCGGGAGATGAATTTTTACTTGATTCCACATTAGCAGCTGATTATGCAACACAAGAATTAATCTTAAAATATCATTGGTGCTACAGTTATATTATGTATTAAACAAGAATCAGTTCAGATAATACCTGCATCACAATCTACTTTTTTATCAACAATTGTGGTCCCTATCTGGGAACTCCCCACTTCATTACCACTCTGCAATAAACTCAACCCAGGTACAGGTGGTGATATTGACTGATCTTTGCTAACATCAGCTGCGGAAACAGTTCCAGAAGGTAATTGCGCACCATCCGTTGTGTCTGGAGATGATATTTTACTTGATTCAACAGCAGCAGCTGATAATGCAAAACAGgaattagttttaaaatatcATTGGTGGTATAATTATATTACGTATGAAACAAGAATCAGTTCAGATTATACCTGCATCACAATCTACTTTAATATCAACAACTGTGGTCCCTATCTGGGAACTCTCCACTTCATTTCCACTGTGCAATAAACTCAGCCCAGGTATAGGTGGTGATCTTGACTGATCTTCGCTAACATCAGCTGCGAAAACATCCCCAGAAGGTAATTGTGCACCATCCATTGTGTCAGGAGATGATATTTTACTTGATTCCACCGCAGCAGCTGATAATGCAAAACAGGAAGTAGTTTTAAAGTATCATTGGTGGTACAGTTATTATATGTATGAAACAAGAATCAGTTCAAATTATACCTGCATCACAATCTACTTTAATATCAACTGTTGTCCCTATCTGGGAACTCCCCGCTTTGTTACCACTGTGCAATAAACTCAGCCCAGTAATAGTTAGTGATTTTGACTGATCTTCTCTAACATCAGCTGCGGAAACAGTCGTAGAAGGTAAATGCGCACCATCCGTGGTGTCGGGAGATGATATTTTACTCGATTCCACAGCAGCAGCTAATGCAAAACAGgaattagttttaaaatatcATTGGTGCTACCGTTATGTTATGCATGAAACAAAAATCAGTTCAGATTATACCTGCATCACAATCTACTTTAATATCAACAACTGTGATCCCTATCTGGGAGCACCGCGCTTCATTACGACCGTGCAATAAACTCAGTCCAGGTATAGGTGGTGATCTTGACTGACCTTCGCTAACATTAACTGCGGAAACAGTCCCAGAAGGTAATTGCGCACCATCTGTTGTGTCAGGAGATGATATTTTACTTGATTCCACGGTATTAGCTGATAATGCAAAACACGAATTACTTTTAGAATATCATTGGTGGTACAGTTATATTATGTATGAAACATGAATCGGTTTGGATTATACCTGCATCTGTTAAAACGGTAGTAATAGATTTGGATCCTTGACCCATTGCAATATCCCCTTCATAGCCTTCAAAAGACAAAGATGGTTCAACAACTTTCTGCCTATCAGGAGTTCCAACGACATTCATGTCCATATCTCTAAAATCCAAAACCGATTCTTCATCTTGTCTCTGACTAAAATTTGTTGCTTGACCCTTAGTGATAGCAATTGACTCCGATAGTTGAGTTGCATCATCATCCTGTATTATTTGGCTATCAACAATTATCTCGGCTGTGTGAGCTTTCACAGCATTATTGCCAGATATTTCAGGCTTATTTGAGATATCTTGAGCAGGCATTTCAGCTAAAGAGTCTGAAGTTAATAAAGTTTTACCAATATCATCAATCTCACTTCCTTCTCCAATCTCAGATTTACCATCAATTCCAACATCATTTTCTGCTTCCTTGACAGAACTACGCAAATGAATCATACTAGACAAAGAACCTACACTATCTtttggaaaatcaaaaacctCTGGCTTTGTATCGGCATCCTTAATTGTTTGCTTAGTGACACATCCACTATTTGGGGAAACTGCAAGCGCTTCTCCCGTCTTAAATATGCCAGCACTTTCAGCACCATTATCTGTTTCCTCAACAGTATGACTATGCAAATGAGACGGATTAGACACAGAACCCacattaaatttttcataatcAGAAATCTCTGACTTAGTATTCACATCCTCAGTTGCTTGTGTTGTAACAGATCCATTTTTTGGTGAAGCTGCTAGTGCTTCCCCAACTTCAGATATGCCAGCACTTCCAGCACCATTTTCTGTTTCCTTAACAGTATGACTATGCAAATGAGACGAACTGGACACAGAACCCACGTTAGATTTATGGAAATCGGATATATTTGACTTTGTATCGACATCCTCAGTTGCTTGTGTGGCAACACATCCACTGCTTGGAGGAGTTGCAAGTGCTTCCCCCCTCTCAGATTTGCCGTCACTTCCAACGCCATTTTCTGTTTCCACAACAGGAGTATAAtttggaaaatcaaaaacctCTAATTTCGTATCGATGTCCTGAGTAGCTTGTGTTGCGACACATCCACTATTTAGTGAAACTGCAAGTGCCTCTCCCATCTCAGATTTGCCATAACTTCCAACGCCACTTTCTATTTCCTCCACAGCAAGACTATGCAAATGAGACGGGTTAGACAGAGAATCCACTTCAAATTTTGGAAAATCAGAAACCTCCAACTTCATATCGACGTCCTCAGTAGCTTCTGTAGCGACACATCCACTATTTGATAAAATTGCAATTGATTCTCCCAACTCAGATTTGTCATTACCTCCAACATCATTTTCAGTTTCCTCAACGGAGTGGCTATGCAAATGAGCCAAATTAGACGGGGAACCCACATTACAATTTGAAAATTCAGACACCTCTGATTTCATATCAGCATCCTCAATTGCTTGCGTTTCAACACATGTACTATTTGAGAAAACTCCAAGTGGTACCCCGTGCATGTT
This genomic window contains:
- the LOC122600862 gene encoding mucin-17 isoform X1, encoding MDIDDNDAQDQNLHLTGEGSSKVSPILHPYALPKFEFDDSLHGHLRFDSLVDNEVFLGITSQEDNQWIEEYSRETSSIQFSSSVVESTHKNVWSEATSLESVEMLLKSVGQEEKVVEDTSIEELDVCDRCDSVNNIMDSTLQENLVEPKVSSGCEQSHALESRYEEIKISIGELDSVVSGEQKTDKICDDVHQEAIKLASESSVNELQEDPSFSKVECANAGSSWNLDASAKKSQEDLPIPETSSENARHLKNFECSKPDHIIKNKENNIDNSINCDTVVEIGTFSMEKFSAASNVECVDKQPVEGSTICKEPTVSLPLESCSMQIDEDCNAHIGSAEQSECSNSAVSDSQICSKVDHEIIDNMHGVPLGVFSNSTCVETQAIEDADMKSEVSEFSNCNVGSPSNLAHLHSHSVEETENDVGGNDKSELGESIAILSNSGCVATEATEDVDMKLEVSDFPKFEVDSLSNPSHLHSLAVEEIESGVGSYGKSEMGEALAVSLNSGCVATQATQDIDTKLEVFDFPNYTPVVETENGVGSDGKSERGEALATPPSSGCVATQATEDVDTKSNISDFHKSNVGSVSSSSHLHSHTVKETENGAGSAGISEVGEALAASPKNGSVTTQATEDVNTKSEISDYEKFNVGSVSNPSHLHSHTVEETDNGAESAGIFKTGEALAVSPNSGCVTKQTIKDADTKPEVFDFPKDSVGSLSSMIHLRSSVKEAENDVGIDGKSEIGEGSEIDDIGKTLLTSDSLAEMPAQDISNKPEISGNNAVKAHTAEIIVDSQIIQDDDATQLSESIAITKGQATNFSQRQDEESVLDFRDMDMNVVGTPDRQKVVEPSLSFEGYEGDIAMGQGSKSITTVLTDAANTVESSKISSPDTTDGAQLPSGTVSAVNVSEGQSRSPPIPGLSLLHGRNEARCSQIGITVVDIKVDCDAAAAVESSKISSPDTTDGAHLPSTTVSAADVREDQSKSLTITGLSLLHSGNKAGSSQIGTTVDIKVDCDAAAAVESSKISSPDTTDGAQLPSGTVSAADVSKDQSISPPVPGLSLLQSGNEVGSSQIGTTIVDKKVDCDAAANVESSKNSSPGITDGAQLLYETVSAADSEYQSRSPPIPGPSLLHSGNELGIFQIGTTVVDIKLDCELDCPIPAVEMDDTSDGAEKVVDELAVHCDPFVGNLNASPSEQTVEDNLGGPRCSKNLETIALPFNLTAKGDHNAEADRLVVPQESSTGEDGVEPLNLAVNTSSEQQTSVELAAPPEIAINHEVHNRDGAAVSDNPEDFSVLQTKNVELSESVGVVQEATKGNMYENSPLSTVSKDDGGLQPVSSVSETKEVTFFTFDVIASDGQNLSLLKNTKVSSASSYGSQLDPIKLPEGILAGSQLPGVAASEAGAKLVSKRKPRRQSAGRESAKKGNELKQTTSIRRSQKGEKTPALINLPASGHVTPPAKDLKSSESIECSNPKPGAGQPISTPNLPDLNSSTHLLQQSFTDNQQLQLRAQIFVYGSLISGVPPEEPHMIAAFGQSDGGRTLWEGAWHACLERIHRQKSKANNLGTPTQSRSVSGNRDSEEGIKVGSVQSKVISSPIVGPMIPVSSPLWNVSTPYDGSQSKAMPRSHFLDYRPALSPLHPCQSPHVQSIVGHNPSWPSQGPLSGQWVSSSPVTPFGARLSALPITESVKLTTVKESGVPGNPIPVDPSAGSTVSSGPSSVANVKKAMVSSGQPSSDLKSRKRKKVSTSQAEIAPLSAPVTHLSWAPRTEGYNQISFVAQTQANSGTPLATNHSSTLASLSTPLPIISKSNHGELSRGDQNMEKIVTTKDIESKIEESKVQAVDAAVHATAAVSHCQSLWSQLETQKSSGLVSDDEAKLASSAVSIAAASSVAKVAAAAAKIASNVAEQAKLMAEEVFRSSRTESNIILHDKANTVISAAREAARRRIEAASAASKHAENLDAIVKAAELAAEAVSQAGTIVSMGNPLTIRELVEAGPEGYWKTQLSNQQGYIDKQRVKTAANGKEFQTFKHGVSLQEGPGDIAKKQMILIDGISGSSTSIENGKSVVSGHKGPDLSKMVEVISGSEFASGSTYDVDHNIPQGTSGTLKENIIREGCFVEVYKDDDKIKGAWFAANVLTLKDGKAFVCYTEIKSDDGSGTLKEWVPLEAEASEAPRIRIAHPMTTLRVERTRKRGRTAITDYAWCSGDRVDVWLQDRWCEAVVVETNRIDLTSLTVRFPAQEKMSVVRSWHVRPTLIWKDFKWIEWSSLKGGRSSEGETPHEKRQKFGDHILESKEKGKESSIVIDLVEAGRHQDASVLPSSVQGSSFDIGKSSKNENNLNTHRTMKSSIQKDRSRVVFGVPKPGKKQKFMDVSTHYVPNYSVKPASHMMSRGSKDDSKNDAKEKQVAEVKSKRKPPIPSVRPLAQKDKSKTSKHMSRDAILTDKVVKDSLRVDENLLGHQNQVDFVPSSDTEDGRATSTSKASQRLNKRKIAPGDRKENKVEVRDISTSELEPRRSNRRIQPTSRLLEGLQSSLSVSKIPSVSHASQRSHKVTSKAGSTDPR
- the LOC122600862 gene encoding mucin-17 isoform X3 gives rise to the protein MDIDDNDAQDQNLHLTGEGSSKVSPILHPYALPKFEFDDSLHGHLRFDSLVDNEVFLGITSQEDNQWIEEYSRETSSIQFSSSVVESTHKNVWSEATSLESVEMLLKSVGQEEKVVEDTSIEELDVCDRCDSVNNIMDSTLQENLVEPKVSSGCEQSHALESRYEEIKISIGELDSVVSGEQKTDKICDDVHQEAIKLASESSVNELQEDPSFSKVECANAGSSWNLDASAKKSQEDLPIPETSSENARHLKNFECSKPDHIIKNKENNIDNSINCDTVVEIGTFSMEKFSAASNVECVDKQPVEGSTICKEPTVSLPLESCSMQIDEDCNAHIGSAEQSECSNSAVSDSQICSKVDHEIIDNMHGVPLGVFSNSTCVETQAIEDADMKSEVSEFSNCNVGSPSNLAHLHSHSVEETENDVGGNDKSELGESIAILSNSGCVATEATEDVDMKLEVSDFPKFEVDSLSNPSHLHSLAVEEIESGVGSYGKSEMGEALAVSLNSGCVATQATQDIDTKLEVFDFPNYTPVVETENGVGSDGKSERGEALATPPSSGCVATQATEDVDTKSNISDFHKSNVGSVSSSSHLHSHTVKETENGAGSAGISEVGEALAASPKNGSVTTQATEDVNTKSEISDYEKFNVGSVSNPSHLHSHTVEETDNGAESAGIFKTGEALAVSPNSGCVTKQTIKDADTKPEVFDFPKDSVGSLSSMIHLRSSVKEAENDVGIDGKSEIGEGSEIDDIGKTLLTSDSLAEMPAQDISNKPEISGNNAVKAHTAEIIVDSQIIQDDDATQLSESIAITKGQATNFSQRQDEESVLDFRDMDMNVVGTPDRQKVVEPSLSFEGYEGDIAMGQGSKSITTVLTDAANTVESSKISSPDTTDGAQLPSGTVSAVNVSEGQSRSPPIPGLSLLHGRNEARCSQIGITVVDIKVDCDAAAAVESSKISSPDTTDGAHLPSTTVSAADVREDQSKSLTITGLSLLHSGNKAGSSQIGTTVDIKVDCDAAAAVESSKISSPDTTDGAQLPSGTVSAADVSKDQSISPPVPGLSLLQSGNEVGSSQIGTTIVDKKVDCDAAANVESSKNSSPGITDGAQLLYETVSAADSEYQSRSPPIPGPSLLHSGNELGIFQIGTTVVDIKLDCELDCPIPAVEMDDTSDGAEKVVDELAVHCDPFVGNLNASPSEQTVEDNLGGPRCSKNLETIALPFNLTAKGDHNAEADRLVVPQESSTGEDGVEPLNLAVNTSSEQQTSVELAAPPEIAINHEVHNRDGAAVSDNPEDFSVLQTKNVELSESVGVVQEATKGNMYENSPLSTVSKDDGGLQPVSSVSETKEVTFFTFDVIASDGQNLSLLKNTKVSSASSYGSQLDPIKLPEGILAGSQLPGVAASEAGAKLVSKRKPRRQSAGRESAKKGNELKQTTSIRRSQKGEKTPALINLPASGHVTPPAKDLKSSESIECSNPKPGAGQPISTPNLPDLNSSTHLLQQSFTDNQQLQLRAQIFVYGSLISGVPPEEPHMIAAFGQSDGGRTLWEGAWHACLERIHRQKSKANNLGTPTQSRSGNRDSEEGIKVGSVQSKVISSPIVGPMIPVSSPLWNVSTPYDGSQSKAMPRSHFLDYRPALSPLHPCQSPHVQSIVGHNPSWPSQGPLSGQWVSSSPVTPFGARLSALPITESVKLTTVKESGVPGNPIPVDPSAGSTVSSGPSSVANVKKAMVSSGQPSSDLKSRKRKKVSTSQAEIAPLSAPVTHLSWAPRTEGYNQISFVAQTQANSGTPLATNHSSTLASLSTPLPIISKSNHGELSRGDQNMEKIVTTKDIESKIEESKVQAVDAAVHATAAVSHCQSLWSQLETQKSSGLVSDDEAKLASSAVSIAAASSVAKVAAAAAKIASNVAEQAKLMAEEVFRSSRTESNIILHDKANTVISAAREAARRRIEAASAASKHAENLDAIVKAAELAAEAVSQAGTIVSMGNPLTIRELVEAGPEGYWKTQLSNQQGYIDKQRVKTAANGKEFQTFKHGVSLQEGPGDIAKKQMILIDGISGSSTSIENGKSVVSGHKGPDLSKMVEVISGSEFASGSTYDVDHNIPQGTSGTLKENIIREGCFVEVYKDDDKIKGAWFAANVLTLKDGKAFVCYTEIKSDDGSGTLKEWVPLEAEASEAPRIRIAHPMTTLRVERTRKRGRTAITDYAWCSGDRVDVWLQDRWCEAVVVETNRIDLTSLTVRFPAQEKMSVVRSWHVRPTLIWKDFKWIEWSSLKGGRSSEGETPHEKRQKFGDHILESKEKGKESSIVIDLVEAGRHQDASVLPSSVQGSSFDIGKSSKNENNLNTHRTMKSSIQKDRSRVVFGVPKPGKKQKFMDVSTHYVPNYSVKPASHMMSRGSKDDSKNDAKEKQVAEVKSKRKPPIPSVRPLAQKDKSKTSKHMSRDAILTDKVVKDSLRVDENLLGHQNQVDFVPSSDTEDGRATSTSKASQRLNKRKIAPGDRKENKVEVRDISTSELEPRRSNRRIQPTSRLLEGLQSSLSVSKIPSVSHASQRSHKVTSKAGSTDPR